In the Colletotrichum higginsianum IMI 349063 chromosome 7 map unlocalized unitig_7, whole genome shotgun sequence genome, one interval contains:
- a CDS encoding Amino acid permease, giving the protein MQHIHTAVAARLPRVAPYYYPHPGQQFTNVRCSQYNVIEFNPRQPQHMEAICGTREEHWPEVDVDSDTDEGREAMRRAEIAFHATIERSIRQQHTQSADDTIPLTLYAKAQSHQDQLTQDERSLLNTRGDVVGKALADPDSLTPDETHQVLFWPPPDVVRANIQRATGGKLSTPSELYAKGKDAVDREQFATLLNENEIALLARSFHATDDETFSPVDRSHSFGAPGAGHAVELISGRLGLDVVVFRTASLHHMHQMSRLRPVTLGLPSLGLLQSISMPEPDTPMPRSHLDQGQQPHDIIRTMASLQEEHELGNVTDEQVAARNREYLAALQTSSPRAGVSNSTLSPSSWPMTSPLSPADRFGSGPWPPTVRSRGPIDLFREDTHLSGFSVEPGWSALSKGQRDTYRIRSETLRREAWAENETALAAGTSSAVFPS; this is encoded by the coding sequence ATGCAACACATTCATACTGCCGTTGCTGCCCGCTTGCCTCGTGTGGCCCCCTACTATTATCCCCACCCAGGACAGCAGTTTACCAACGTCCGGTGTTCACAATACAATGTCATCGAGTTCAACCCAAGACAACCGCAACATATGGAGGCCATCTGTGGAACCCGGGAAGAGCACTGGCCCGAGGTCGACGTAGACTCCGACACGGACGAAGGGAGAGAAGCCATGCGACGTGCTGAGATTGCTTTTCACGCGACCATCGAGCGTTCCATCAGGCAACAACACACGCAATCAGCCGACGACACCATTCCACTTACGCTCTATGCCAAGGCACAGAGTCACCAGGACCAGCTCACACAGGACGAGCGCAGCCTCCTCAACACCCGCGGGGACGTCGTAGGCAAAGCGCTCGCCGATCCCGACTCCCTCACCCCCGACGAGACACACCAGGTCCTGttctggccgccgccggacgtGGTGCGCGCCAACATCCAACGCGCCACCGGCGGGAAACTCAGCACGCCCAGCGAGCTCTACGCCAAGGGAAAGGATGCGGTGGACCGTGAGCAGTTCGCGACGCTGTTGAACGAGAATGAGATTGCACTGCTGGCACGCAGCTTTCATGCCACGGACGATGAGACCTTCTCCCCAGTAGATAGATCGCATTCTTTCGGCGCGCCGGGAGCTGGGCACGCCGTGGAGCTGATATCGGGCCGTTTGGGACTGGATGTTGTTGTCTTTCGGACTGCTTCGCTACACCATATGCACCAGATGAGCCGGCTGCGACCTGTGACACTGGGCCTTCCCAGCCTGGGACTATTGCAATCTATCTCAATGCCGGAGCCTGACACCCCCATGCCGAGAAGTCACCTCGACCAGGGACAACAACCCCACGACATCATCCGCACCATGGCCTCTCTCCAGGAGGAGCATGAACTCGGCAACGTGACAGACGAACAGGTAGCCGCCCGCAACAGGGAgtacctcgccgccctccaaACCTCCTCCCCACGGGCTGGGGTTTCTAACTCCACTCtatcaccatcatcatggccCATGACGTCTCCTCTATCGCCCGCTGACCGTTTCGGATCTGGGCCCTGGCCACCAACTGTCCGATCGCGCGGCCCCATCGACCTTTTCCGGGAGGACACGCACCTCTCGGGCTTCAGTGTTGAGCCGGGATGGTCTGCTCTCTCCAAGGGCCAACGGGACACTTACCGCATTCGATCCGAAACGCTCCGCCGTGAGGCATGGGCCGAGAACGAGACAGCCCTGGCAGCGGGTACATCATCTGCTGTCTTTCCCAGTTGA